One segment of Bradyrhizobium sp. WD16 DNA contains the following:
- a CDS encoding murein hydrolase activator EnvC — translation MLSTMPPAPIEHVPTTPARGRMVRGHRPGGQGRPAIALGLMLGAILAAAPAPAQSRSGPKPAATAEAAKAEAAKTKAEKATTPVAVAPAAPDSAPSEDAIRAKSEELETARSQQKSAEETQQKLKADIAAIGQDRSKLNQELIDTSARVRAIETQMTATEARLQPLDAREREIRTSLESRHGEIVEVLAALQRASRRAPPALLVRPEDALASLRTAILLGAVVPELRARAEALARDLGELVSVRRSINEERDRLAADRDRLSADRTRLAALVDERQRQQSAVEKDMEAERSRAATLSKQVETLQDLIGKMERDLKSAAKAAATASLSTPATVNGKPNLAALKDPGRLSPAIAFASARGLLSFPVNGTKIRDFGAADGVGGVEKGISLATKPGAQVTTPCDGWVVYSGPFRSYGQLLILNAGGGYHVLIAGMERISVNIGQFVLTGEPVAIMGTTSQVASILAAATSQPVLYVEFRKDGTPIDPGPWWAASEGEKVRG, via the coding sequence ATGCTCTCGACCATGCCGCCTGCGCCGATCGAACACGTGCCGACAACACCGGCGCGCGGCAGAATGGTGCGTGGCCACCGTCCGGGCGGCCAAGGCCGGCCGGCGATCGCGCTCGGCCTGATGCTCGGCGCCATTCTGGCGGCAGCACCGGCGCCGGCGCAATCCAGGAGCGGGCCCAAGCCGGCGGCAACAGCCGAAGCCGCCAAAGCCGAAGCCGCCAAGACCAAAGCCGAGAAGGCGACGACGCCGGTCGCCGTCGCGCCGGCGGCACCTGACTCGGCCCCGAGCGAGGACGCCATCCGCGCCAAGTCCGAGGAACTGGAGACCGCGCGCAGCCAGCAGAAGAGCGCGGAAGAGACGCAGCAGAAGCTCAAGGCGGATATCGCCGCCATCGGCCAGGACCGCAGCAAGCTCAACCAGGAATTGATCGACACGTCGGCGCGGGTGCGCGCCATCGAGACCCAGATGACGGCCACCGAGGCCCGCCTCCAGCCGCTCGATGCCCGCGAGCGGGAGATCCGGACCTCGCTCGAATCCCGCCACGGCGAGATCGTCGAGGTGCTGGCCGCGCTGCAGCGCGCCTCCCGAAGGGCGCCGCCGGCGCTGCTGGTGCGCCCCGAAGATGCGCTGGCCTCGCTGCGCACCGCGATCCTGCTCGGCGCCGTGGTGCCGGAACTGCGCGCCCGGGCCGAGGCGCTCGCCAGGGACCTCGGCGAGCTGGTGTCGGTGCGGCGCTCGATCAACGAGGAGCGCGACCGCCTCGCCGCCGATCGCGACCGCCTCAGCGCCGACCGCACGCGGCTCGCCGCACTGGTCGACGAACGCCAGCGCCAACAGAGCGCGGTAGAGAAGGACATGGAGGCGGAGCGATCCCGCGCCGCGACCTTGTCGAAGCAGGTCGAAACGCTGCAGGACCTGATCGGCAAGATGGAGCGCGATCTCAAGAGCGCCGCCAAGGCGGCGGCGACCGCTAGCCTGTCGACCCCCGCCACGGTTAACGGCAAGCCCAATCTCGCCGCGCTCAAGGATCCCGGCCGGCTCAGCCCGGCGATCGCCTTCGCCTCGGCGAGGGGCCTGCTGTCGTTTCCGGTCAACGGCACCAAGATCCGCGATTTCGGCGCGGCTGACGGCGTCGGCGGCGTGGAAAAAGGTATTTCTTTGGCAACGAAGCCGGGCGCTCAGGTCACAACCCCGTGTGATGGCTGGGTGGTGTATTCCGGCCCCTTCCGCAGCTACGGACAACTCTTGATCCTCAACGCTGGCGGCGGGTATCATGTTTTGATTGCCGGGATGGAGCGGATTTCGGTGAATATCGGCCAGTTCGTGCTCACGGGAGAGCCAGTGGCCATAATGGGGACGACATCGCAGGTCGCCTCGATTTTGGCGGCAGCCACCAGTCAGCCCGTGCTCTATGTCGAGTTTCGCAAGGACGGGACTCCGATCGATCCAGGCCCATGGTGGGCCGCAAGTGAAGGCGAAAAGGTTCGCGGATGA
- a CDS encoding F0F1 ATP synthase subunit epsilon → MATFHFDLVSPEKIAYSGEVEQVDVPGLEGDFGVLAGHSPLVASVRPGILTVTVNGKHEKIIVLGGTAEVSDKGLTVLTETATSIEELDHAAFAQQISEMEEQLKAEEAGDELDHAISRLDHFKAIQQQISSTAMH, encoded by the coding sequence ATGGCCACGTTCCACTTCGACCTCGTATCGCCGGAAAAGATCGCCTATTCGGGAGAGGTCGAGCAGGTCGACGTTCCCGGGCTGGAGGGTGATTTCGGCGTGCTCGCCGGACACTCGCCGCTGGTTGCCAGCGTGCGGCCCGGCATCCTGACCGTCACGGTGAACGGCAAGCACGAGAAGATCATCGTGCTCGGCGGTACCGCCGAAGTCTCCGACAAGGGGCTGACGGTGCTGACCGAGACCGCGACCTCGATCGAGGAGCTCGACCACGCCGCGTTCGCCCAGCAGATCTCCGAGATGGAAGAGCAGCTGAAGGCGGAGGAGGCCGGCGACGAGCTCGATCACGCCATCAGCCGGCTCGATCATTTCAAGGCGATCCAGCAGCAGATCAGCTCGACCGCGATGCATTGA
- a CDS encoding divergent polysaccharide deacetylase family protein: MTTDDLSAPLGQGAVRKRRFRLPLSGLHVLAMLLAAFLLAFAGFALFNHDPLGGEPMARLAYDPAALPGDKLAPKPATGPAAPGSAATAQPDGGEAAAGPGQKTITIIDGSSGTQHDVVVANPGSGGAGRSGDGADAVPTTLGSGVDPRLVETSRYGPVPITAGALTPFRAYAAGSDADRARAARMPCIAIVVAGLGIGAARTNDAIVKLPAAVTLAFTPYGADPARLAERARAQKHEILLQIPMEPFDYPDNDPGPRTLMTSLPADQNLDRLAWHLSRLGGYVGIANFMGSRFVAMDGAMAPVIKEAARRGLAYLDDGVSPRGVAARLAEGTTLPFARAELTIDSVPTPLEIDRALARLETIARERGSAVGVAAALPVSLDRLVAWSKTLEARGILLVPLTTVMLKSKSS; encoded by the coding sequence GTGACCACGGATGATCTGAGTGCCCCCCTCGGCCAGGGCGCGGTACGGAAACGGCGCTTTCGGCTGCCCCTGAGCGGGCTGCATGTGCTGGCGATGCTGCTGGCCGCCTTTCTGCTCGCCTTCGCGGGCTTCGCCCTGTTCAACCACGACCCGCTCGGCGGTGAACCGATGGCGCGACTCGCCTACGATCCCGCGGCGCTGCCGGGCGACAAGCTGGCGCCGAAGCCGGCAACTGGACCTGCAGCGCCGGGCTCTGCGGCGACGGCGCAGCCGGACGGCGGCGAGGCGGCGGCCGGGCCGGGGCAGAAGACCATCACCATCATCGATGGCTCGAGCGGCACGCAGCATGACGTCGTCGTCGCCAATCCCGGCAGCGGCGGCGCCGGCAGGAGCGGCGACGGCGCCGATGCGGTCCCGACGACGCTCGGCAGCGGCGTCGATCCGCGCCTCGTCGAGACCTCCCGCTACGGTCCGGTGCCGATCACCGCGGGCGCACTGACGCCGTTCCGCGCCTACGCCGCCGGCAGCGACGCCGACCGGGCCCGCGCCGCCAGGATGCCGTGCATCGCCATCGTCGTCGCCGGGCTGGGGATCGGCGCCGCCCGCACCAATGACGCCATCGTCAAGCTGCCGGCGGCGGTGACCCTTGCCTTCACGCCTTACGGCGCCGATCCAGCCAGGCTGGCGGAACGGGCGCGAGCGCAGAAGCATGAGATCCTGCTCCAGATTCCGATGGAGCCGTTCGACTATCCCGATAACGACCCGGGTCCGCGCACATTGATGACCTCGCTGCCGGCGGACCAGAATCTCGATCGTCTCGCCTGGCATCTCAGCCGCCTCGGCGGCTATGTCGGCATCGCCAATTTCATGGGCTCGCGTTTTGTCGCCATGGACGGCGCCATGGCGCCGGTGATCAAGGAGGCGGCCCGGCGCGGCCTCGCCTATCTCGATGACGGCGTCTCGCCCCGCGGCGTCGCCGCCCGGCTCGCCGAAGGCACCACATTGCCCTTCGCCCGGGCGGAGCTCACCATCGACAGCGTGCCGACGCCGCTCGAGATCGACCGCGCCCTCGCCCGGCTCGAGACCATCGCCCGCGAACGCGGCAGCGCGGTGGGCGTCGCCGCCGCCCTTCCGGTCTCGCTGGACCGCTTGGTGGCCTGGTCCAAGACCCTGGAAGCACGCGGGATTTTGCTTGTGCCGTTGACAACCGTAATGCTCAAATCAAAATCGAGCTGA
- the proB gene encoding glutamate 5-kinase: MSAPELKSFRRIVVKVGSSLLIDAARGAVRESWLAALADDIAALHRDGRDLMIVSSGSIALGRSRLKLPRGALKLEESQAAAAVGQIALARTWSEALGARGIGAGQILVTLQDTEERRRYLNARSTIEKLLEWRAVPVINENDTVATAEIRYGDNDRLAARVATMASADLLVLLSDIDGLYDAPPGANPDARLIPVVDSVTAEIEAMAGGAESELSRGGMFTKIEAAKIATTAGTHMLIASGKIEHPLRAIAEGGRCTWFLTPANPVTARKRWIAGSLEPKGTLTIDAGAAAALRAGKSLLPAGVIRVDGQFARGDAVIVRDPDNHEIGRGLVAYDAADAEQIKGRSSADVTLILGGSGRSAMIHRDDLVIRS; encoded by the coding sequence ATGTCCGCACCCGAGCTGAAATCGTTCCGCCGCATCGTCGTCAAGGTCGGCTCCTCGCTGCTGATCGATGCGGCGCGCGGCGCGGTGCGCGAAAGCTGGCTGGCGGCGCTCGCCGACGACATCGCCGCGCTCCACCGCGACGGCCGCGACCTGATGATCGTCTCCTCCGGTTCGATTGCGCTCGGCCGCAGCCGCCTCAAGCTGCCGCGCGGCGCCTTGAAGCTCGAGGAAAGCCAGGCCGCCGCCGCGGTCGGCCAGATCGCGCTGGCGCGGACCTGGTCGGAAGCGCTCGGCGCCCGCGGCATCGGCGCCGGCCAGATCCTGGTGACGCTGCAGGACACCGAGGAGCGGCGGCGCTATCTCAACGCCCGCTCGACCATCGAGAAGCTCTTGGAGTGGCGCGCGGTGCCGGTGATCAACGAGAACGACACGGTGGCCACCGCCGAGATCCGCTACGGCGACAACGACCGCCTCGCCGCCCGCGTCGCCACCATGGCGAGCGCCGACCTGCTCGTCCTGCTCTCGGACATCGACGGGCTCTATGACGCCCCGCCCGGCGCCAATCCCGACGCCAGGCTGATTCCCGTGGTCGACAGCGTCACCGCCGAGATCGAGGCCATGGCCGGCGGCGCCGAATCCGAACTGTCGCGCGGCGGCATGTTCACCAAGATCGAGGCGGCGAAGATCGCCACCACCGCCGGCACCCACATGCTGATCGCCTCGGGCAAGATCGAGCACCCGCTGCGGGCGATCGCCGAGGGCGGCCGCTGCACCTGGTTCCTGACCCCGGCCAATCCGGTCACCGCGCGCAAGCGCTGGATCGCCGGCTCGCTGGAGCCCAAGGGCACCCTGACCATCGACGCCGGCGCCGCCGCCGCGCTGCGCGCCGGCAAGAGCCTGCTGCCGGCCGGGGTGATCCGGGTCGACGGCCAGTTCGCCCGCGGCGACGCGGTGATCGTGCGCGATCCGGACAATCACGAGATCGGCCGCGGCCTCGTCGCCTATGACGCCGCCGACGCCGAGCAGATCAAGGGCCGCTCGTCGGCCGACGTCACCCTCATTCTCGGCGGCTCCGGCCGCTCGGCGATGATCCACCGGGACGACCTCGTGATCCGATCCTGA
- the rsfS gene encoding ribosome silencing factor, with amino-acid sequence MKARPDADETLRLILSRLDDMKAEETVTIDLRNKSSLTDFMVVTSGRVNRHVAAIAENVMKGLGEAGIKNPHVEGLQNADWVLIDAGDVIVHVFRPEVREFYNLERMWNADDKVVRKR; translated from the coding sequence TTGAAGGCGCGACCTGACGCCGACGAGACCCTCCGCCTGATCCTCTCCCGCCTCGACGACATGAAGGCTGAGGAGACGGTCACCATCGACCTCCGCAACAAGTCCTCCCTCACCGACTTCATGGTCGTGACCTCGGGCCGGGTAAACCGGCACGTCGCCGCGATCGCGGAAAACGTGATGAAGGGCCTCGGCGAGGCGGGAATCAAAAACCCGCATGTCGAGGGGCTGCAGAACGCCGACTGGGTCCTGATCGATGCCGGCGACGTCATCGTGCATGTCTTCAGGCCCGAGGTCCGCGAGTTCTACAATCTCGAGCGGATGTGGAACGCGGACGACAAGGTCGTGCGCAAGCGCTGA
- a CDS encoding RNA pyrophosphohydrolase — MITSKPYRLNVGIALFNARGEVLIARRFRDDGPEVIYPGLEWQMPQGGIDADEDPRETSRRELWEETGVADTAYLGETGWLTYEFPPYDGPPHRLAVFRGQRQKWFALRFAGDDGEIDPCAVRNGQPAEFDAWRWERLARVPELVVPFRREVYAAVAAAFAPFAADN, encoded by the coding sequence ATGATCACCAGCAAGCCCTATCGCCTCAATGTCGGCATTGCCCTGTTCAATGCCCGCGGCGAGGTGCTGATCGCCCGCCGCTTCCGCGACGACGGCCCGGAGGTGATCTATCCCGGGCTGGAATGGCAGATGCCCCAGGGCGGCATCGACGCCGACGAGGACCCGCGCGAGACGAGCCGGCGGGAATTGTGGGAGGAGACCGGCGTCGCCGACACCGCCTATCTCGGCGAGACCGGCTGGCTGACTTACGAGTTTCCGCCTTACGACGGACCACCACACCGTCTCGCGGTCTTTCGCGGCCAGCGCCAGAAGTGGTTCGCGCTTCGCTTCGCCGGTGACGACGGCGAGATCGATCCCTGCGCCGTGCGCAACGGCCAACCGGCCGAATTCGATGCCTGGCGCTGGGAACGCCTTGCGCGGGTGCCGGAGCTCGTGGTGCCGTTCCGCCGCGAGGTCTATGCGGCGGTGGCGGCGGCCTTCGCGCCGTTTGCGGCGGACAACTAG
- a CDS encoding S41 family peptidase, translating into MMRKTSLVLLSAAAGAAATLLVTQPRAVMVGSTARAAASDTYRQLNLFGDVFERVRSDYVEKPDDGKLIESAISGMLTGLDPHSSYMDAKSFRDMQVQTRGEFGGLGIEVTMEDGLIKVVSPIDDTPASKAGIMANDIITNLDDEAVQGLTLNQAVEKMRGPVNTKIKLKIVRKGQDKPIEVTLTRDNIRVRSVRARVEDGDIGYIRITTFNEQTTEGLKREIGNLTSQIGADKVKGFVLDLRNNPGGLLEEAVSVSDAFLQRGEIVSTRGRNAEETQRRTAKSKTSDLIKGKPLIVLINGGSASASEIVAGALQDHKRATVLGTRSFGKGSVQTIIPLGSGNGALRLTTARYFTPSGKSIQAKGIVPDIEVVQDVPDELKARTDTKGEASLRGHLKAEGQEETGSQSYVPPEAKDDKALKSADDMLHGIKVNASNTATPPSPATPPAKPN; encoded by the coding sequence ATGATGCGCAAGACTTCTCTGGTTCTTCTCAGTGCGGCGGCAGGTGCGGCAGCTACCCTGTTGGTCACTCAACCGCGCGCTGTGATGGTCGGGTCGACTGCCCGCGCCGCCGCGTCCGACACCTACCGCCAGCTCAACCTGTTCGGCGATGTGTTCGAGCGCGTCCGCAGCGACTATGTCGAGAAGCCCGACGACGGCAAGCTGATCGAATCGGCGATCAGCGGCATGCTGACCGGCCTCGATCCGCATTCGAGCTACATGGACGCCAAGAGCTTCCGCGACATGCAGGTGCAGACCCGCGGCGAGTTCGGCGGCCTCGGCATCGAGGTCACCATGGAGGACGGCCTGATCAAGGTGGTGTCGCCGATCGACGACACGCCCGCCTCGAAGGCCGGCATCATGGCCAATGACATCATCACCAATCTCGACGACGAGGCGGTGCAGGGCCTGACCCTGAACCAGGCGGTCGAGAAGATGCGCGGCCCGGTCAACACCAAGATCAAGCTGAAGATCGTCCGCAAGGGCCAGGACAAGCCGATCGAGGTGACGCTGACCCGTGACAACATCCGCGTGCGCTCGGTGCGCGCCCGGGTCGAGGATGGCGACATCGGCTACATCCGCATCACCACCTTCAACGAGCAGACCACCGAAGGCCTCAAGCGCGAGATCGGCAATCTCACCAGCCAGATCGGCGCCGACAAGGTGAAGGGCTTCGTCCTCGACCTGCGCAACAACCCGGGCGGCCTGCTCGAGGAGGCCGTGTCGGTGTCCGACGCCTTCCTGCAGCGCGGCGAGATCGTCTCGACCCGCGGCCGCAATGCCGAGGAGACCCAGCGCCGCACCGCCAAGTCCAAGACCTCCGACCTGATCAAGGGCAAGCCGCTGATCGTTCTGATCAACGGCGGCTCGGCTTCGGCCTCCGAGATCGTCGCCGGCGCGCTGCAGGACCACAAGCGGGCGACCGTGCTCGGCACCCGCTCCTTCGGCAAGGGCTCGGTGCAGACCATCATCCCGCTCGGCTCCGGCAACGGCGCACTGCGGCTGACCACGGCGCGCTATTTCACGCCGTCGGGCAAGTCGATCCAGGCCAAGGGCATCGTCCCCGACATCGAGGTGGTGCAGGACGTGCCGGACGAACTCAAGGCGCGCACCGACACCAAGGGCGAAGCCTCGCTGCGCGGCCATCTCAAGGCCGAAGGTCAGGAAGAGACCGGGTCGCAGTCCTACGTCCCGCCGGAAGCCAAGGACGACAAGGCGCTGAAGTCGGCGGACGACATGTTGCACGGCATCAAGGTCAATGCCTCCAACACCGCGACGCCGCCGTCGCCGGCGACGCCGCCCGCCAAGCCGAACTGA
- a CDS encoding glutamate-5-semialdehyde dehydrogenase encodes MTALKAVASPDVAAADKDLPAVMHAIGEAARAAARTLALAQAEQKNAALAAMADAIRAGVPAILAANAEDVAEARANGVSGSFIDRLVLDEARVEAIAQGIDDVRAIADPVGQVTERWQRPNGMVIERVRVPLGVIAVIFESRPNVTADAGVLCLKSGNAVILRGGSDGFRSSTAIHACLAAGLREAGLPEAAISLVPTRDRAAVGLLLSGLEGNVDLIVPRGGKSLVERVEKEARVPVFAHLEGVNHIYVDHTARLDMAKSVVLNAKMRRTGVCGSAETLLVERAAAPTHLAPLVIALLDAGCEVRGDAEIARVDGRVKPATEADWSAEYLDAIIAVKLVDGEDAAIAHIDRYGSHHTDAIVSEDAAAAAKFLREVDSAIVLHNASTQFADGGEFGFGAEIGIATGKFHARGPVGVEQLTSFKYRIHGTGQIRP; translated from the coding sequence ATGACCGCCCTCAAAGCCGTAGCTTCCCCTGACGTCGCCGCCGCGGACAAGGATCTGCCGGCGGTGATGCACGCCATCGGCGAGGCCGCCCGCGCCGCCGCGCGCACCCTCGCGCTGGCCCAGGCCGAGCAGAAGAACGCGGCCCTCGCCGCCATGGCCGATGCGATCCGCGCCGGCGTTCCGGCGATCCTCGCCGCCAATGCCGAGGACGTGGCGGAGGCCCGCGCCAACGGGGTCAGCGGCTCCTTCATCGACCGCCTCGTGCTCGACGAGGCCCGCGTCGAGGCGATCGCCCAAGGCATCGACGACGTCCGCGCCATTGCCGATCCGGTCGGCCAGGTCACCGAGCGCTGGCAGCGGCCGAACGGCATGGTGATCGAGCGGGTGCGGGTGCCGCTCGGGGTCATCGCCGTGATCTTCGAGAGCCGGCCCAATGTCACCGCCGATGCCGGCGTGCTGTGCCTCAAGTCCGGCAATGCCGTGATCCTGCGCGGCGGCTCCGACGGCTTCCGCTCGTCGACGGCGATCCATGCCTGCCTCGCCGCCGGATTGCGCGAAGCCGGCCTGCCCGAGGCGGCGATCAGCCTGGTGCCGACGCGCGACCGCGCCGCGGTCGGCCTGTTGCTGTCCGGGCTCGAGGGCAATGTCGACCTGATCGTGCCGCGCGGCGGCAAGAGCCTCGTCGAGCGCGTCGAAAAGGAAGCGCGGGTGCCGGTCTTCGCCCATCTCGAGGGCGTCAACCACATCTACGTCGATCACACCGCGCGGCTCGACATGGCCAAATCGGTGGTGCTCAACGCCAAGATGCGGCGCACCGGCGTCTGCGGCTCCGCCGAGACCCTGCTGGTCGAGCGTGCCGCCGCGCCGACCCATCTCGCGCCGCTGGTCATCGCGTTGCTCGACGCCGGTTGCGAAGTGCGCGGCGACGCCGAGATCGCCCGCGTCGACGGCCGGGTGAAGCCGGCGACCGAAGCCGACTGGTCGGCCGAATATCTCGACGCCATCATCGCGGTGAAGCTCGTCGACGGCGAGGATGCGGCGATCGCCCATATCGACCGCTACGGCTCGCACCACACCGACGCCATCGTCAGCGAGGATGCCGCCGCCGCCGCGAAATTCCTGCGCGAGGTCGATTCCGCGATCGTGCTGCACAACGCCTCGACCCAGTTTGCCGACGGCGGCGAATTCGGTTTCGGCGCCGAGATCGGCATCGCCACCGGCAAGTTTCACGCCCGCGGCCCGGTGGGCGTCGAGCAGCTCACCAGCTTCAAATACCGCATCCACGGCACCGGGCAGATCCGTCCGTGA
- a CDS encoding RNA pyrophosphohydrolase has translation MPRYDDLPYRTCVGVMLINPQGLVFIGRRAGGIEHVDDSHVWQMPQGGVDHGEDTWAAARRELYEETNARSIEKLDEIGDWLTYDIPRTIAGRAWKGRYRGQKQKWFAMRFIGRDDEIDVANPAGGHHKPEFVAWRWEPMENLPELIVPFKRPVYERVVQEFKKYAR, from the coding sequence ATGCCTCGTTACGACGATCTGCCTTACCGAACCTGCGTCGGCGTCATGCTGATCAACCCGCAGGGTCTTGTCTTCATCGGCCGGCGCGCCGGCGGCATCGAGCATGTCGACGACAGCCATGTCTGGCAGATGCCCCAGGGCGGCGTCGATCACGGCGAGGACACCTGGGCGGCGGCGCGGCGCGAGCTCTACGAGGAGACCAATGCCCGCTCGATCGAGAAGCTCGACGAAATCGGCGACTGGCTGACCTACGACATTCCGCGCACCATCGCCGGCCGCGCCTGGAAGGGTCGCTATCGCGGGCAGAAGCAGAAATGGTTCGCCATGCGCTTCATCGGCCGCGACGACGAGATCGATGTCGCCAACCCGGCCGGCGGCCATCACAAGCCGGAATTCGTCGCCTGGCGCTGGGAGCCGATGGAGAATCTGCCCGAGCTGATCGTGCCGTTCAAACGGCCGGTCTATGAGCGCGTGGTGCAGGAATTCAAGAAATACGCGCGCTGA
- a CDS encoding nicotinate-nucleotide adenylyltransferase — translation MTGAQQGREIDSRVVLPPHAAGMRIGLLGGSFNPPHAAHRAISLFSMKRLKLDRVWWLVSPGNPLKDTSALKELEARAAAAEAVADDPRIDVTCLEAVIGTRYTADTISYLRRRSADVRFVWIMGADNLAQFHRWRNWQLIAGQVPIAVIDRAPQSIRALASPAAQAMAPYRISEQHAGQLALKRPPAWTFLTGLKLKLSSTALRNRDGTWRETTASKDDPCGENPLKDTASDA, via the coding sequence GTGACGGGGGCACAGCAGGGGCGAGAGATCGACAGCCGCGTCGTGCTGCCGCCGCATGCGGCGGGCATGCGCATCGGCCTGCTCGGCGGCTCGTTCAACCCGCCGCATGCCGCGCACCGCGCCATCAGCCTGTTCAGCATGAAGCGGCTCAAGCTCGACCGGGTATGGTGGCTGGTGTCGCCGGGCAATCCGCTCAAGGACACCAGCGCCCTGAAGGAACTCGAGGCGCGGGCGGCGGCGGCGGAGGCCGTCGCCGACGATCCGCGCATCGACGTCACCTGTCTCGAAGCCGTCATCGGCACGCGCTACACTGCGGATACGATCAGCTATCTGCGGCGCCGCAGCGCGGATGTCCGCTTCGTCTGGATCATGGGCGCCGACAACCTCGCGCAGTTCCACCGCTGGCGAAACTGGCAGTTGATCGCCGGTCAGGTTCCGATTGCCGTGATCGACCGTGCCCCGCAAAGTATTCGCGCGCTCGCCTCTCCCGCGGCCCAGGCCATGGCCCCATATAGGATCAGCGAGCAGCATGCCGGGCAACTGGCCCTGAAGCGGCCGCCAGCCTGGACTTTTCTGACCGGTTTGAAACTGAAACTGTCCTCGACAGCCCTGCGGAACCGCGACGGGACGTGGAGGGAGACGACTGCTTCGAAGGATGATCCTTGCGGGGAAAATCCGTTGAAGGATACCGCCAGCGATGCCTGA
- the rlmH gene encoding 23S rRNA (pseudouridine(1915)-N(3))-methyltransferase RlmH, translated as MRIVVIAVGRMKQGPERDLAERYRGRFAELSRRLGFRALDVIELPESKARDTATRMAEEAAAITAAMPEPAALVVLDEGGKALSSGSFAERLGRWRDDQTANLVFVIGGADGLSPELKRKAALAFAFGAATWPHQMVRIMLLEQLYRAATILAGHPYHRS; from the coding sequence ATGCGCATCGTCGTCATCGCCGTCGGCCGGATGAAACAAGGGCCGGAGCGCGACCTCGCGGAGCGCTATCGCGGCCGATTCGCCGAATTGTCGCGCCGCCTCGGCTTCCGCGCCCTCGACGTGATCGAACTTCCCGAAAGCAAGGCCCGCGATACCGCAACCCGCATGGCCGAGGAGGCGGCGGCGATCACCGCCGCGATGCCCGAACCCGCCGCGCTTGTCGTCCTCGACGAAGGCGGCAAGGCGCTGAGCAGCGGCAGTTTCGCCGAGCGTCTCGGCCGCTGGCGGGACGATCAGACCGCCAATCTTGTTTTCGTGATCGGCGGCGCGGACGGACTTTCGCCAGAATTGAAGCGCAAGGCAGCCCTCGCATTCGCCTTTGGCGCGGCAACCTGGCCCCACCAGATGGTGCGAATCATGCTGCTGGAACAGCTTTACCGGGCGGCCACGATTCTGGCAGGACACCCCTATCATCGTAGTTAG